Proteins encoded by one window of Halobacteriovorax sp. GB3:
- the phnC gene encoding phosphonate ABC transporter ATP-binding protein, whose product MFKIESLNKVYPNGCHALQDVSFEVQKGEFLVVIGLSGSGKSTMLRCLNRLHEPTSGKILFEGEDVTHVKGKTLRSVRSKIGMIFQHFNLIPRRTVLTNVLSGTLGRTGIWNSIFGVYAEEDKKKAQEYIKIVGLEGKENVRADNLSGGQQQRVAIARALMQNPKVLLADEPVASLDPATSHSVMQYLKKVNEELGVTVICNLHFLSLVRQYASRVIALKQGKLIYEGKPLDIDENWFKTIYGEEAVEVTID is encoded by the coding sequence ATGTTTAAGATTGAAAGTTTGAACAAAGTTTATCCTAACGGATGTCACGCCCTTCAGGATGTAAGCTTTGAAGTTCAAAAAGGTGAATTCCTAGTTGTTATTGGTCTATCTGGATCTGGAAAGTCTACAATGCTTAGATGTCTTAACAGACTTCACGAGCCAACTTCAGGAAAAATCCTCTTTGAAGGAGAGGATGTCACTCACGTTAAAGGAAAAACTCTAAGATCTGTAAGATCTAAAATTGGGATGATTTTCCAACACTTCAACCTTATTCCAAGAAGAACAGTTCTAACGAACGTTCTCTCAGGAACTCTAGGAAGAACGGGAATCTGGAATTCAATTTTTGGAGTCTATGCTGAAGAAGACAAGAAGAAAGCTCAAGAGTACATCAAAATCGTTGGACTCGAAGGGAAAGAAAATGTTCGCGCAGACAACCTTTCAGGTGGTCAGCAACAACGTGTTGCTATCGCTAGAGCACTTATGCAAAACCCAAAAGTTCTTCTTGCTGATGAGCCTGTAGCGTCTCTTGACCCTGCAACGTCACACTCAGTTATGCAATACCTCAAAAAAGTAAACGAAGAACTAGGTGTTACTGTTATCTGTAACCTTCACTTCCTTTCACTTGTACGCCAATACGCTAGCCGTGTAATTGCACTTAAACAAGGAAAGCTTATCTATGAAGGGAAACCTCTAGATATTGATGAAAACTGGTTTAAAACAATCTACGGTGAAGAAGCTGTAGAAGTGACAATTGACTAA
- a CDS encoding phosphate/phosphite/phosphonate ABC transporter substrate-binding protein, whose amino-acid sequence MLRTIKAALLIATLATLGVSCQKDEKLGSQGNPIKLYFTPSVDADTIASNSTEFLMFLEKETGYFFKSGIPTNYIAVVEAFGSERADIAVMNSFGYLMANEKYGAEAKLKVLRYGHDYYQGQIIAHVDSGINSVADLEGKKFAFTDPSSTSGYMFPLKILKDNEVKLGNQTFAIKHDNVVTMIYQKQVDAGATYYSAASETGEIRDARARVKTQFPDVEDKVKIITTTEKIPNDPFVFRKGLDKEVTTKFIAAVKKFIATKEGKDIFTNIYSVEGLVDTNDQEYDGLRGMIKALNLKTADLLKK is encoded by the coding sequence ATGTTAAGAACGATCAAGGCAGCATTGCTTATAGCAACGCTTGCAACTCTTGGAGTTAGCTGTCAAAAAGATGAGAAGCTAGGAAGCCAGGGCAACCCAATTAAACTTTACTTCACACCATCTGTTGATGCCGACACAATTGCATCGAACTCAACTGAGTTTCTCATGTTCCTTGAAAAAGAAACTGGTTACTTTTTCAAATCAGGTATCCCAACAAACTACATTGCCGTTGTAGAGGCCTTTGGTTCAGAGAGAGCTGACATTGCTGTTATGAACTCTTTTGGTTACCTCATGGCCAACGAAAAATATGGAGCTGAAGCAAAACTTAAAGTTCTACGTTACGGACACGACTACTACCAAGGTCAAATCATTGCTCACGTTGATAGTGGAATCAACAGTGTTGCCGACCTAGAGGGAAAGAAATTCGCTTTCACTGACCCATCGTCAACTTCTGGATACATGTTTCCTCTTAAAATCCTTAAGGACAACGAAGTAAAGCTTGGTAACCAAACTTTCGCTATTAAGCACGACAACGTTGTAACAATGATCTATCAAAAACAAGTTGATGCTGGAGCGACATACTACTCAGCAGCTTCTGAAACTGGTGAAATTAGAGATGCGAGAGCTCGTGTAAAAACTCAATTCCCAGATGTTGAAGACAAAGTAAAAATTATTACAACAACTGAAAAAATTCCAAACGACCCATTCGTATTTAGAAAAGGTCTTGATAAAGAAGTTACAACGAAATTCATCGCTGCGGTAAAGAAGTTCATCGCAACTAAAGAAGGAAAAGACATCTTCACTAACATCTACAGTGTTGAAGGTCTCGTTGATACAAATGATCAAGAATACGATGGACTTCGTGGAATGATTAAGGCACTTAATTTAAAAACAGCAGACTTGCTTAAAAAATAA
- the phnE gene encoding phosphonate ABC transporter, permease protein PhnE: MSTNNTPTLNQDPGLTFKTVKAYFWALFIDVFLWSYTILASWKIVYEKIILGERFPEFSWNQPLIALGAGVVVSLALFMTKMSAGRACLGLMKRDENKPIMREPASLFGVFILILTFVSGLFVSQVSISEFLSTSGLIGAKRIFTALLNPNFGIISEAVMAAVETIYMAFIATAFAIPVAFILAFFAARNLMNGSRLTMAVYSFVRFLLNISRSIEPLVWAIIFSVWVGIGPFSGMLALCLHSVASLSKLYSEQIENISNGPIEAITATGAHPVQVIWYGVVPQIILPYLSFTIYRWDINVRMATVIGLVGGGGIGTMLMQYQGLAKWNEVGLLVIVIAAIVWLMDYLSAKIREAIK; the protein is encoded by the coding sequence ATGAGTACAAATAATACACCTACTTTAAATCAAGACCCAGGTCTGACTTTCAAAACAGTGAAAGCTTACTTTTGGGCATTGTTTATTGATGTCTTTCTTTGGTCATACACGATCTTGGCCTCTTGGAAGATTGTTTACGAAAAAATTATTCTTGGGGAGAGATTCCCAGAGTTCAGTTGGAATCAACCACTAATCGCTCTTGGAGCTGGTGTCGTTGTTTCTCTCGCTCTCTTTATGACGAAAATGTCTGCTGGTAGAGCTTGTCTAGGACTTATGAAAAGAGATGAGAATAAGCCGATTATGAGAGAGCCTGCTTCTCTTTTTGGGGTCTTCATCCTTATTCTAACATTTGTTTCAGGACTTTTTGTTTCTCAAGTTTCAATCTCTGAATTCCTTTCGACTTCAGGTCTTATTGGAGCAAAGAGAATCTTTACAGCTCTTTTAAACCCTAACTTTGGAATTATTTCTGAAGCGGTTATGGCAGCTGTTGAGACAATTTACATGGCCTTCATTGCGACGGCTTTCGCTATTCCAGTTGCCTTTATTCTAGCTTTCTTCGCTGCAAGAAACCTCATGAATGGTTCAAGACTGACAATGGCCGTTTATTCTTTTGTAAGATTCCTACTGAACATTTCAAGATCAATTGAACCACTCGTATGGGCAATTATCTTCTCAGTATGGGTTGGGATTGGACCATTCTCTGGTATGCTCGCTCTTTGTCTTCACTCTGTAGCTTCACTTTCTAAGCTATACTCGGAGCAAATTGAGAACATTTCAAACGGACCAATCGAAGCAATTACAGCAACAGGAGCTCACCCAGTACAGGTAATTTGGTACGGTGTTGTTCCTCAGATTATTCTTCCTTACCTATCATTCACAATCTACCGTTGGGATATTAACGTTCGTATGGCGACAGTTATTGGTCTCGTTGGTGGTGGTGGTATTGGTACAATGCTTATGCAGTACCAAGGTCTTGCCAAGTGGAATGAAGTTGGTCTTCTTGTTATCGTTATCGCAGCTATTGTATGGCTTATGGACTACCTATCTGCGAAAATTAGAGAAGCGATTAAATAA
- a CDS encoding ATP-binding protein → MSDAQRPNRTKLQYKLLRYILICSTFFSFLGTAFQLYIDYKKDISTVNRTLDQIESIYTKSLANSLWHLDKKQLVIQATGMKKLPDIEYIGVFEIRDGKRYSFYETGTKDLKNTVSRTIPLTYRELNEEITLGNLVAKVNLNKIYQRLWDRVLIILMTQSVKTFIVSLCILIIINVVITKKIERIADYAGKLSPGSLDRPIEVEKIDSGEDEIDDLIKAINNMRINLKNYIAMRDKAEYKLQDYKEHLEELVHKRTKELQNKTFILQEKIDEINTMQDKLIAQEKLASLGSLTSGIAHELNNPLNFIINFSEASRFGLIDLKEMIDQSNIEQEKKKELLEEISEIKAMCLETFTHGKRAESIITSMLEHSRESKLSFKDENIVEVIEENINFASQAIKSKYDGFQAIIHREFEAELPLISISKVDIATVFLNLFTNALYSMKKKKDILGLEYNPELLVRVFKRDHSLYLIVRDNGLGIKKEDQAKVFTPFFTTKAAGEGTGLGLSLSFDIINKVHEGHIEITSKENEYAEFTVILPLIRNKNHLS, encoded by the coding sequence GTGTCAGATGCGCAACGGCCAAATAGAACGAAGCTCCAATACAAGCTTCTTCGCTACATTCTCATTTGTAGTACGTTCTTCAGTTTCTTAGGAACGGCCTTTCAGCTATATATTGACTACAAAAAAGATATATCTACAGTCAATCGAACACTCGATCAGATTGAATCCATCTACACAAAGTCACTGGCAAATTCGCTTTGGCATCTCGATAAGAAACAACTTGTTATCCAAGCGACTGGAATGAAGAAACTTCCTGACATTGAATATATTGGTGTTTTTGAAATAAGAGATGGAAAGAGGTATTCATTCTATGAAACCGGTACCAAAGATTTGAAAAATACTGTATCGAGAACAATCCCCCTAACCTATAGAGAGCTCAACGAGGAAATAACATTAGGAAACCTCGTAGCAAAAGTGAATTTGAATAAGATTTATCAGCGTTTATGGGATCGAGTTCTCATCATTCTTATGACCCAATCAGTAAAAACATTCATCGTCTCTCTTTGTATTTTGATCATCATTAACGTTGTCATTACGAAAAAAATTGAGCGTATCGCTGATTACGCCGGAAAACTCTCTCCAGGAAGTTTAGATCGTCCAATTGAAGTTGAAAAAATAGATAGTGGAGAAGATGAAATTGATGACTTAATTAAGGCCATTAATAATATGCGGATAAATCTTAAAAACTATATCGCTATGAGGGATAAGGCCGAATATAAACTACAAGACTACAAAGAGCATCTTGAGGAACTGGTCCACAAGAGAACTAAAGAACTCCAAAATAAAACGTTTATTCTTCAAGAGAAAATCGATGAGATCAATACTATGCAAGACAAACTCATCGCCCAAGAGAAACTCGCCTCCTTAGGGTCTCTAACTTCAGGTATTGCCCACGAACTGAATAACCCACTCAACTTCATTATCAACTTTTCTGAGGCCTCACGTTTTGGACTTATCGATCTAAAAGAGATGATTGATCAATCAAATATTGAACAGGAAAAGAAGAAGGAACTTCTTGAAGAAATTTCAGAAATAAAGGCCATGTGCTTAGAGACTTTTACACATGGAAAAAGAGCTGAATCCATCATCACCAGTATGCTAGAGCACTCACGCGAGAGTAAGTTAAGCTTTAAAGACGAAAATATTGTTGAAGTTATCGAAGAAAATATCAACTTCGCATCTCAAGCAATTAAGTCAAAATACGATGGATTTCAGGCCATCATTCATCGAGAGTTCGAAGCAGAACTTCCACTCATTTCTATTAGTAAGGTTGATATAGCGACTGTATTTCTAAACCTTTTCACCAATGCTCTTTACAGTATGAAAAAGAAAAAAGACATACTGGGGCTTGAATATAACCCTGAACTTCTCGTTCGCGTTTTTAAAAGAGATCATAGCCTCTATTTAATTGTACGTGACAATGGACTGGGTATTAAAAAAGAGGATCAGGCCAAAGTTTTTACCCCATTTTTTACGACCAAAGCAGCTGGAGAAGGAACTGGTCTAGGTCTTTCGCTGAGTTTCGATATTATTAACAAAGTTCACGAAGGCCATATAGAAATTACAAGTAAAGAGAATGAATACGCCGAGTTTACTGTCATACTCCCTCTCATTAGAAATAAGAATCATTTATCTTAA